A portion of the Deinococcus peraridilitoris DSM 19664 genome contains these proteins:
- the rplT gene encoding 50S ribosomal protein L20: MPRAKTGIIRRRRHKKVLKRAKGFWGTRSKNYKNAFQTLLNAATYEYRDRRNKKRDFRRLWIQRINAGARLHGMNYSTFINGLKVAGVGLDRKILADIAAREPEAFAALVETAKGARTNVQA; encoded by the coding sequence ATGCCACGCGCCAAGACCGGTATCATCCGCCGCCGTCGTCACAAGAAAGTACTCAAGCGCGCCAAGGGTTTCTGGGGTACACGCTCCAAGAACTACAAGAACGCCTTTCAGACCCTGCTGAACGCCGCGACGTACGAGTACCGCGACCGCCGCAACAAGAAGCGTGACTTCCGCCGTTTGTGGATTCAGCGTATCAACGCGGGTGCGCGTCTGCACGGCATGAACTACAGCACCTTTATCAACGGCCTGAAAGTGGCCGGTGTGGGCCTTGACCGCAAGATCCTGGCCGACATCGCCGCGCGTGAGCCTGAAGCGTTCGCTGCGCTGGTCGAAACGGCCAAAGGCGCACGGACGAACGTCCAGGCCTGA
- the rpmI gene encoding 50S ribosomal protein L35 produces the protein MPKQKTKKSATRRIKITATGKVMAFKSGKRHQNTGKSGDEIRGKGKGFVLAKSEWARMKAMLPGGK, from the coding sequence ATGCCGAAGCAGAAGACCAAGAAGAGCGCCACGCGCCGCATCAAGATCACCGCGACGGGCAAAGTCATGGCATTCAAGAGCGGAAAGCGCCACCAGAACACCGGCAAGTCCGGCGACGAGATTCGTGGCAAGGGCAAGGGCTTCGTGCTCGCCAAGAGCGAGTGGGCCCGCATGAAGGCCATGCTGCCGGGAGGGAAATAA
- the infC gene encoding translation initiation factor IF-3, with translation MIAIAKEHKINEQIRVRQVRLIDDEGGQVGIIDTREAVAMAREKNLDLVMVGPTAVPPVCKLLDYGRFRYEEQQNAKENRKRARATEVKSIKFRVKIDANDFNTKTNHVRRFLEEGHKVKVTIMFRGRERTHPELGERILHRVAETLADIGAPESAPNMMGMDMNMIMTPKPGGAKKVDRGSDQASPPVADADPAAPQPVTPTV, from the coding sequence GTGATAGCAATAGCGAAAGAGCACAAAATCAACGAGCAGATTCGGGTTCGCCAAGTTCGCCTGATCGACGACGAGGGCGGACAGGTCGGCATCATCGACACGCGCGAAGCGGTCGCCATGGCCCGTGAAAAGAACCTCGACCTCGTGATGGTGGGGCCGACGGCGGTGCCGCCCGTCTGCAAGCTGCTCGATTATGGCCGCTTTCGGTACGAGGAGCAGCAAAACGCCAAGGAAAACCGCAAGCGTGCTCGTGCAACCGAAGTCAAATCGATCAAGTTCCGCGTCAAGATCGATGCCAACGACTTCAACACCAAGACCAACCACGTGCGCCGCTTCCTCGAGGAAGGCCACAAGGTCAAGGTGACCATTATGTTCCGTGGTCGCGAACGCACCCACCCCGAGCTGGGTGAGCGCATCCTGCACCGCGTCGCGGAAACCCTCGCCGACATCGGCGCACCGGAAAGTGCGCCCAACATGATGGGCATGGACATGAACATGATCATGACGCCCAAGCCGGGCGGCGCGAAAAAGGTCGACCGGGGCAGTGACCAGGCCAGCCCTCCGGTGGCAGATGCAGATCCGGCCGCACCGCAGCCCGTGACCCCTACAGTCTGA
- a CDS encoding acyl-CoA dehydrogenase family protein, whose translation MSLLAHLDLTFREEQFLTLARQLARAAHPFIEQAEREGELPTAVIQAIKASGYAALTVSQDVGGSGASLHEFALAQECLGRTDASLALIVAMNGHVLGSAAEGALWPEALYRKVAQATVSRGALINSLASEPELGSPSRGGLPRTRAQAVPDGWRLQGRKTWSTGAPALDFLVVTASVGEGDAARTERFLVAADAPGVKIVRTWGDGLALRGSSSHDVVFEDVFVPGEHHIPAGPVSPGSSAWFWTAVAATYLGVGEGALDALVHHAHQRVPTALGRPIATLPAIRSAVGQIELELAAAQALLFRATRAWSGAPSRRPDLLPALAAAKHAATNAAVRAGDLALRAAGGAGLAASLPLERFFRDARAGLMHPPADEAALQLIGSARLDEGHKH comes from the coding sequence CCGAGCGGGAAGGCGAGCTGCCCACTGCCGTTATCCAGGCGATCAAGGCGAGTGGCTACGCCGCCCTGACCGTTTCTCAGGACGTGGGTGGTTCTGGCGCTTCCCTGCACGAATTCGCGCTGGCGCAGGAATGCCTGGGGCGCACCGACGCCTCACTCGCCCTGATCGTCGCCATGAACGGGCACGTGCTCGGCAGTGCCGCTGAAGGAGCCCTGTGGCCGGAAGCGCTTTACCGGAAAGTGGCACAGGCAACCGTGTCGCGCGGCGCGCTGATCAACTCGCTGGCCTCCGAACCCGAACTCGGTAGCCCCTCGCGGGGAGGGCTGCCGCGCACCCGGGCGCAGGCGGTGCCCGACGGGTGGCGCCTGCAGGGCCGCAAGACCTGGTCTACCGGCGCTCCCGCGCTCGATTTCCTGGTGGTGACCGCCTCGGTGGGGGAGGGAGACGCCGCCCGCACCGAGCGTTTTCTGGTGGCCGCCGACGCGCCCGGCGTAAAGATCGTGCGCACCTGGGGCGACGGGCTGGCGTTGCGTGGCAGTTCCTCGCACGACGTGGTGTTCGAGGACGTCTTTGTGCCCGGAGAACACCACATTCCTGCCGGGCCCGTCTCGCCTGGCAGCAGCGCATGGTTCTGGACCGCAGTCGCGGCGACCTACCTGGGTGTGGGAGAGGGCGCGCTCGACGCCCTGGTGCACCACGCACACCAGCGGGTCCCCACCGCGCTGGGGCGGCCCATCGCAACCCTGCCTGCCATCCGGAGCGCGGTCGGACAGATCGAGCTGGAACTGGCCGCCGCGCAGGCCCTGCTGTTTCGTGCCACGCGGGCCTGGTCCGGCGCACCATCGCGCCGCCCCGACCTGCTGCCCGCGCTGGCCGCTGCCAAGCACGCCGCGACGAACGCTGCGGTGCGGGCGGGGGACCTCGCGCTGCGCGCCGCGGGGGGTGCCGGCCTGGCAGCGTCGCTGCCGCTGGAGCGGTTTTTTCGTGATGCCCGGGCGGGTCTGATGCACCCACCCGCCGACGAGGCGGCGCTGCAACTGATCGGATCGGCCCGGCTGGATGAGGGTCACAAGCACTGA